AAAGGACAGAATGAGACATTGGGAGGAATCTTATGGATTTATAATTTCTCTGCAGGTCGACACTCCAGttccagctctgggctggtTTGGTCACCAGTTCCTCcctctgatttttaatttttagtgaaTATTAGCACAAGCAGCATCCATCAGCTAGAAAAACCTGCTTCCCAGACCCTCACTCCTACTTCTACACCCTTTGGTGTAGCCTGGTAGCAGGTTGGATGGAAGAAATGGTCTGCTGGAAGGGAAATCCAGCGAAATAACAGTTATTTCCAGCTGGCCCAGTTCCGTGTTGAGCACAGCTAGGTGGGACAGGATGCAGTGCCTGGCTGGGAACCGGGGCAAGAAGCACGAGGGATACAGGAGACTGGAGCTGCCAAAATAGGAAGGGGGCAACTGGCAGCCACTAAAGCAAGTTCTGCCATCAAGAAGCCACttgtggaaaaaatacacatttgctttttttctttttttttttttttgctgatgaTCTGAGATTTTACTGAACATGTAAGGTTTACTTTAGCAAAACAAATATCACTCTTGGGTTTTTGTCACACCatgattttttaatgctttattaGAACACTGGAGGGTTTCAGCCCAGTCTGCAAGTGCTTAATAGAGTGAAACACCGCTCCCCTACCTGCTCACGCACCAGGGGGGCCATCTGTCCTCAGGATTTAACAGCTGTGAAACCAAGCCCAACTGCCAGCTAATTCCAAGCAAACCAGGTACTCCTTGCAAAAACCCTCTTTGAAATCTGTATGCCTTCAAGGacaaaattacttatttttttaaaaagccttttagGACTTTTGAGGATCAGACATGCTTTCGCTACCCAATAAAAAACTGCTGCCGAGTGCCAAAAAGAGCgatcacagaggaaaaaggtgTGTGAAGGCTTTGTAATGGTTCGGTTCGGGCCAGGGGGAAAGCAGCCAGGGGGAACGCGGCCGTGGTGGCTGGTGGCAAAGTACCAAGGCTGCGGGAGGCGCGAAGCGGGAATTTACAGCCGCGCTGGGAAAAAATgtattggaaaaagaaaagttaaaaaatgtgttgaaaaatGTATTGGAAAGTGCACTGGAAAATGCATTGGATAAAAAAGGATTGAAGCAAAGCACAAGCACTGTCGCCTGACCCCAGCTCTCGCCCGCCCGCGGGAGCAGGCGGCGCCTTGGCGCGGCCGGAAGGGGGCGCGCCGCTCTGCCCACGCCCACCCGGTACGTCGGCATGCCGAGGCGACGGCGGCGACCAATCGGAGGCTGGCGGCGATGCCGGAGCGTTCGGAACGGCCATTCACGAAGCGGCGGGAGGAGGTTATGAATGgggcgggggaggcggggaggggCGTTCCCGCGGCCGCCTGCACTCGGCGCCGGGATGGagccgggagcggggcccggGCGCTGGGCCGCAGCTGCCTGCGTGCTGACCGGCGCTTCCCGGGGCTTCGGGCGCAGCCTGGCGCGGCTGCTGGCCCCGCGGCTGGGCTCGGGctcggtgctgctgctgctggcgcgCTCGGCGGAGGCCCTGGCCGAGCTGGCGGCCGAGCTGCGGGGCGGTAGCGGTAGCGGGCTGCGGGTGGAGTGCGTGGCCGCCGACCTGGGCTGCCCGCAGGGGCTGCGGCGGGCGATGGCTGCCCTGCGGGAGGTGCTGTCCGCTGCTCCGCACGGCCGCCTGCTCCTCATCAACAACGCCGGTAAGGGCCTGCTCCCCCCGGGACTCAGTCCCGCCGAGCCCTCCCTCGCTGCACAGCGGCTGAGACGGGGCTCGACCGGGGCTTCGGGTGCCGATAAATAAccatgggagcagcagggatgtCACCTTGTCCGCGTTTTATTTTGTTAACGTAACAAATGCGGGAGCAGGTTGCAAGGTTTTAGCCATTGCTGATGGCACAGGAGCCGCTGGCCACCACCcccttgctgctctgctctccgGGTGCAAGCCATCAGAAAAACTTCTAGCCCTGCCTTCTGGAGCTTGGCTTGCCATCTTTAATTCCTGTTCGCCTTTTTTCACCCATTACCACTGTAAACAAGACCATGCATTCCAGCAGACAATAGGTGCCACAGGAGTGAGGTCCTTTGCCGACTTGGTTGCGAAAGCAGAGGCCATGTGGTGGCCCGCGGGGACATTGTACTTCAGGCTGGAGGTTGGGAGCTGTTTTTTGGCAGAGGATTGGCAGGTCTATATCCTGTGTCACCGCTGCTGGTGCAGCAGGTGATCCGAAGGcgctgagcagagctgggcgGTGCTGAGCTCCTCACTATGCTGTGACAGCCTGATCGGGCTGAGCCAGCAGAACTGCCGGCTTGTGTCTGTAATAGTGTTGCATGTGGAAATGTAGGAGAAAAAGGGATCTGCTGTGCTGTTGAACCCATCTTTGATTACTCTTGACTCATGTATCCTTACTTCCTAGGCTCCCTGGGAGACATCTCCAAATCCTTTCTTGATCTCACTGACCCAGATGAGATCAACAGTTACTTTGCCTTCAATGTCACCTCGGCGCTTTGCCTCACCTCCGCTGCCCTACAAGCCTTTGGGAAGAGGCCTGGCTCAAGCAGGACGGTGGTGAACATCTCCTCGCTCTGTGCCATCAAGCCCTTCAAGAACTGGGCACTGTACTGCAGCGGGAAGGCTTCCCGGGACATGATGTTCCAGGTGCTGGCACTCGAGGAGCCTGATGTCCGTGTGCTTAACTATGCCCCAGGTGAGGAGAGGAGCTCATGGATTGCTATTCATTTTCTCCTGGCTTTGTGGATAAAAGGTTCTTGCAGCCAAGCCAGGTACAAGAGGAAAATGAGTCCCAGACTTTGCTTACTCCccatgtgatttcttttttgttgctCTTTCCCCAGGTCCTTTAGATACGGACATGCAGCTCTTGGCCCGGACTAAGACTGGCGACCCCGAGATGCGTCAGTATTTCCAAAGcctgcaggagagcaggcagctgaTAGACTGCACTGTGTCGGCCCAGAAGCTGGTGAATCTCCTGGAGGAGGACACCTTCCGCTCCGGTGCCCACGTGGATTTCTACGACATCTGAGTTAATCTCACCtctgtctttgctttcctgctttgcttcctGCTAAGACATGTCTTGGGTGCCTCCAGCATGTTTGGTGACCTTGTGTAGTCCCGTGCAGCTTTCAAGAGAAGACCTCTGGGTGCCTTATAAATACTCTTAGTGCCCCAACGGGAATGAGAGGCAGTACCCTCCTGGGTACCTGCTGACAGGAGCAGGGATTTCTCAGTGGCTGGGTATGGGGCAGCAGAGGTGGCTTTCCCAAGTGAACGGGCATAGAGGCTTAAAGCTGTCCTGCGCAGGAGGGTGTGTGAGCCAAGGAGCTACCGAGGCACACCAGGCCAAGTCAGAAAGCTATCCCAGAAGGTCTTAAAGAAGCCAACAGCAGCGTTAGAGCTGAGTGTCCCTGTGTCTGTCCCCTTTGTTCCACAGAGGCTATGTGCTCAGCACCTGGGAAAGTCACCAAAGGGCAAAAGAGCCATTCCCAGggctggaggtggtggctgGCACCCAAACCCAGACTCTGACCCCCATCTCACTAGTGGCTTGTCCGGAAGCTCCTGCAATTCTGGGATTGTCTTTGTGCAAGTTTTGTTTATTAAGATGTGGAGCAAAGCTTGTGCCTGTGGTTTTTGCACAAAGGTAATTAATCACCAGGAGAGGGAGCTGCCCATGGAGGAGATGTGAATTTTGGGCGCCTGGCTGGGATCACCAGCTTACATGAACCTGTGCACAAGTGCAGCACGGGTTAGCACACATCTGAGGTGCAACCCTGAGTTCATGCAGTGTTCCTATTTGCACATTCTGGGTCCAAGCCTGGATCTGGGGCTTCAGCCCCTCCTGGGCTGTTCTTTTAattgtttgtggggttttattgtcattttttcATCAGGTTCCAGGAGGCACAGGCACTTATAGACTGGCTTTTCTAGAAAGC
This genomic interval from Falco peregrinus isolate bFalPer1 chromosome 2, bFalPer1.pri, whole genome shotgun sequence contains the following:
- the SPR gene encoding sepiapterin reductase, coding for MEPGAGPGRWAAAACVLTGASRGFGRSLARLLAPRLGSGSVLLLLARSAEALAELAAELRGGSGSGLRVECVAADLGCPQGLRRAMAALREVLSAAPHGRLLLINNAGSLGDISKSFLDLTDPDEINSYFAFNVTSALCLTSAALQAFGKRPGSSRTVVNISSLCAIKPFKNWALYCSGKASRDMMFQVLALEEPDVRVLNYAPGPLDTDMQLLARTKTGDPEMRQYFQSLQESRQLIDCTVSAQKLVNLLEEDTFRSGAHVDFYDI